A window of Bacteroidota bacterium genomic DNA:
GATTTCAATGTCATCCACGAATACAAAAGAATTATCAAAACCCCTGACTTGCCGGGTATCTTTGTTTTTACCTCCAATTTCAATGACGAATTTATTATCCACCAGGAAATCGGCCTGTTCGTGCAGAAATACCTCATGATTTGCAGATAGCTGGTTTAAGGCAAATGTTTCCCTCAGGTTCCCGGTATTCACTATTTCAGGGTTTAGCGCATAAAACAAGTTCGGGTTATCAAGAAATATTTTATCGGGTTTTTGCAACCGGCTGATGTACCTTTCAGGTTGATTAACAAGTTTTATCAATCTTGCTTTTTCGAGATATTGAAAATAATGCAAAACTGTTTGCCGGTGTAAATCTGTTTTCTGGCTGATTTTTGAAATATTGGGTTTAAATGGGACCGATGCAGCAATCACTTTTAATAGTGTCAACATTTTTCTACTCTGGGCGATATCGAAATTCTCGATAAACCTTAAATCGGTCTCCGTAACAGTCCGGATGATTTGTTCAAGTGTCGTAAAATAATCCCGGTCCGGTTCCAGAAAATACGGGTAAAATCCGCTTCTCAGGTAAGATGAAAAATGCTTTAAAACCGGAATTTTTTTGACGATCGCGA
This region includes:
- a CDS encoding AAA family ATPase, whose amino-acid sequence is MMEKLLEKSNKSIQSVHYPYQRDVIGKINWDWRMNGIIGARGIGKTTLLLQKLQQFSKEGHEILYVRLDDLYFADHHIYDLADAFRKNGGEYLYMDEVHKYSGWARELKNIYDSIPELKLVFSGSSIIELTKQESDLSRRALMYEMTGLSFREYLLMADVISLPAYPLIEIFRDHVETAFAIVKKIPVLKHFSSYLRSGFYPYFLEPDRDYFTTLEQIIRTVTETDLRFIENFDIAQSRKMLTLLKVIAASVPFKPNISKISQKTDLHRQTVLHYFQYLEKARLIKLVNQPERYISRLQKPDKIFLDNPNLFYALNPEIVNTGNLRETFALNQLSANHEVFLHEQADFLVDNKFVIEIGGKNKDTRQVRGFDNSFVFVDDIEIGHHNRIPLWLLGFLY